The Juglans regia cultivar Chandler chromosome 6, Walnut 2.0, whole genome shotgun sequence genome contains the following window.
AGGTCGAGTGAACTTTTTGTATGAAGCTTAGCGCGCTCGAACCATGTTGAGTGAAGATCGAGCAAACTTCAATCCCTGGTCATTTTATCCCACTTGACACTATTACAACACAATTTAACACATGTACTTGTCACCATGAATATGTCAACacacttattttatattaacacaaaatatagtaTATGATCACGTACGACTGTAACAATTCTAGCATTAATTAAGTATATGATCATTCCCACCATGGAAATTATAAGTAAGAAAGAATATTATGGGTGCTAGCTTGTACAACAACATATATGCATGGGTGTGACCATCGATCAAAGTAGACATGCGTATAAGAAGAGACATCAGTACACTAATTTAGTGGTTCATATGGTGGCTTCATGTGCAGATTGAGGGTGCACCTGGAAGGCTGTGAGTGGAGAAAGCCATGGTGGTTAATTTTGGGCAAATCAAAACCAATCTAGTGGTGATTTCTTGCCTTCTGTTTATCCCAATAAAGTGTCTTTTGGTACGTAGTGGGCTCAATTATGCCCTCTATATACCTTCCTGTTATATATTGTGGTGTATGATTTGCAGAAGCCGATAGGCCCCCATCGATTTATCTCTTGTCTAGTTGGATTGGATTAATTTAGTGGAATTAATAGACCATAAAAATCAAGATGGGCCCTAGTTCATGGTAGGAAGACCCATATCTATAGCTTTTGATCTTTCTGGTGTCTTGGCTAGCTATTATTGCTgtacgcgcgcgcgcgcgcgctcacacatatgtatatatatatatatatatatatatatatatatataatatctgcagtactgcatatatatataaataattaatgtatTGTGAATATATCGTATTGCAGTCATGTTATATGCATAGAACTTTACCTTATTCAGATCAGTTTTAGCCAAGAATATTtcactatataaaaattagcaATATGAAAAGAGAGACTAGCTAGTGGATCGATCGGGGAGTTCCAACaaacatcattttatatcaaataCTAAACATGGAAACAGGGCCATAAATTGAAACGTTGTTTTCTCGATCCGATGCATAGCTAATATGTCGTGTGACGAAACTTTGGCATCCTAGAAGggctacgtacgtacgtactcttCGATCTTCTAATTATGATCTGTAAGAGACTAATTCATAATATACAGTGCCATAGTTGGAGCTAAATAGGGGATGGGAGAGAatacatgattatatatatatataaagcatgcatgcatgcaggaccTATAAATTCATGATAATCTCTAAGCATATATAAATGCTTGCTGACTGGTAGAGGATGAATCCATGACATAATGACTCTCGATCCCACTCCAATCCGAGCATGCAGTActattataacatatataataaggaCGAAGAGTACTCATTTTCGGTAGGAAAAATAAGGGCATTAATTGGCAGCCATATATGGATAAcctaaataaaatgttaaagaaatACAAAACTTATACATATCTATTCTTgttcagttcatgttcatgATCTTGCAGTTCTAATTTGATCGAAAAACATGAAAGATAAcctaaataaaatgttaaagaaatACGAAAAAAGGAAGAGTACTGCGTAGGGACGTTTTTCGGTTGAACTGATCTTATAGGGATTAATTCACCAAAAGATGCAGCCCAAAATTACAGACACAAATATATGGATACGACAAGTGATCAGTAGCTAGGGCAACGTGTCAAAAAGATGAACAAATTTCAAGGCTTTACGTTATCTTTGTTTATGTCACACTGCAAGGTCAAAAGTAATGACTATATACTTGTACAGTTTTGAACCGTTCGTCTctattggatatatatatatatatatagagagagagagagagagagagagagagagagagagagagcgcagtacaagtatatatatatatataaatcactaaTCATATTTTTGAGCCAAAAATCAAACAACTCGATCTCATGatccacattatatatatatatatatatgttgaggaAAATATCAACCACACTTTCAGTATGTTGATTCTCTTAGTAATAATGAAGCTGTTGAATACAAACGTAATAGTTGTAGGACTCATAACAAACACTGACTAGAAGGAAAATAACAGAACAATTCTATCTAGATAACTACGTCTACTGAGGATGAGCTAGCTTCTGGTCTTGATCTACTGATGTTGAACTTCTAGTCTTCTAGTCTTCTACGACTTCTACAGCATCTTTATCTTCTTCAGCATCCTgatccacatatatatatatattatacatcgAGTTGCAGGGAGCTAGTAGGAGATCATCGAGATAATGATTTATCCTATATATAGATGCAATATCTATTCAACTCCATCTAATTTTGCTTGAGTGGATTAGCATGATCGATCTTTTAATCCATTGGTTGAGTTTGAATAATTTTGCCATATggttatcattttttaattttaaattagtattaattCATTACATATATacgatattaattaattgattgtaTAAGCGTCAAAACAAATGCATGAACTGGTCGCGTCGAGATATGATGCACTAATTATATTGTGAGTTACAGTACCCtacatgatattaattaatgtattaCGTACATGATTAATTAATCCGATGTAATGATCTTTAATTCCGCGTTCACATCTAGATATTACCAACCTTCCAACTACCAAATCGACGCACACGATGATGATCTCATGTATATATAGCATGAttgttaacaaaaataaatctatatatgGTACTAAATACACTTTTGATACGTAAACAGCATACCTCATCAGCTAATTAAGTAATTAGGtcatgtttggatgttgagttgagttgaaaagaattgaattctttataaatagtagtaagttgagatggtatAGTGAGTTTTATAAGACCCATCTAGGATGAATTTAactgtgtttagatattaagatgagtttagatatatatatttatgatatataagttcaaaaatattatgaatcttGCGTGTAAAtagatattgagttgaaaaaaaatataaattctatatttaaagagattttgaattgagataagtttataagtaatttaagaattgtgtatttatatattagatttaatttaaaattaattaaattgaactgaattgatctcAGTTTAATCTAAATTTCAAATGGAACCTCGGAATGAGTTAAATGAACTATAATAAGAAGTATGCGTAAGTATTATCAGATTTGTAAATAGGGTAACTCTTTCGTTAACAATCATGGTGGCAATAATATCTCCAGACTCCAAGATCCATAACAACGACGAGGCTCTAACAACCAATTAGAGCCAGCCATGTCAAGGTCAAAGCTCAACCCAAATGAATCAattatgaataatgctagagccccgctgggagctccgCTGGGGGCTCCtctatttttataagtatttttttttatgttttttgttttatatagattttttttataattttaaatattttaaaaaaataaaaaatttattaaattattaaaaaatattttcttaatcacgaaataaaatattaaaatattaaaatattttttattttacttcgtgattaaggaagtattttttaataatttttttttttttactttctggttaagaaagtattttttaatgatgttttaaatttattttatttttttaaaatatttaaaagtattaaaaacatctatataaaaaataactttaaaaaatacatgaaaaaacacTATGTTTGAGCTAGAGGGAGCTCCTAACGAGAGTCCCAGCGGTGGCTCTAGTAtcatcctttataaaaaaaaaattcataatattattaaataatgctttcttaatcacgaactaaaataaaaaatattttttataatttttattttacttcgtgattaaggaagtattttttaataatttttgttttttactttttgattaaaaaaatatttttaatgatgttctaaatttattttatattttaaaaatattaaataatattaaaaaaatctatataaaaaacaacttgaaaaaaaaatacatgtaaataataaatacatgctGCAGCCCAGCAGGAGCTCCAAGCAGAAACTGTAGCACTGTGCATCAATTATATACCATCCGATGAGTAGTGACAAATTGTCAACAGTATCGATACATgatctatataatattaattggtACTGAACAAACATTCACTTTGCACGTCAATATATACTTTACATATATGGTTTTCAGCCTTCCGGTAATTTGAACAATTCATGATCTCTGTAGCGTACGTACATGAATGACTAAACtttaattatatgaaatgaaatatgatTTGGTTTTTGGTTCAACAGTGGAGAGCAGGTGGCACAGGTTTGaccaaaaacacaaaagaacGAAAGCaggtatattaatatatatagtagcaaAAAGCTATAGATTTGGTTGAAGTTGCACAGTGGAGTCCATGTGACAACATTAATCATGCccatataaaatatcttaaaaaatcttataatagttttaaaaagtCATACCATCTCCAAATTCATCCATTTTGGCCAAAAGTTGGTAAGggagttttctattttttttttttttttttgggtgtttggggttacttttaattaaaataaaatatatgttgcaTAAGATAAGccataaataatctctaattaataaaaataattattgataatAATTATTACTGTTAACTTCGTGTTTCGTATGTTTTTAGGCTAGATTACAGCAACTCAGATCTTTAAAATTGAGCctacaaaaatagagaaaaaaccAACTTGAAAATGGTGGTCTTGGAACCGGAGAGTCTCTAATGCAAAAATCAATAAAGtcttttggaagtttgtaaataagtaagagattTTAAGGATTAGAGAGTCTTTTCGTACGTGAGAGTTGCTTTTTATACTGAAAGTCTGGGAGGAAAAGATCTTGCATGCCCCCATGAGATTCGTGTTCTTTGTATTGTGCCTGTTGTTAGACTTTAATGTGGCATGACTCTGTGACGACTTTATTAATGTGCCGTGTAGTTCAAGTAATGGTGTCATTAATGAGGCAtagttttctaatttattttttcttttgtggttCGTCGATGTCCCGTGTCAGAGGATCGAAGGCTCCTTCGCCTTTCCCGTTCTGTCCTGTATAAGTTTCCATGATCGGAGTATAGTTTGGCTATGTCAGGCATGTTCGTCCCATCAGTCGTAATTGTTTACTTTCCCTTGTCAATGCCTTGCTTCATGGGTAAGTTTGGACCCTAAGTCTAGATATCGGGTTGAGGTCCAGTGGGCTTGAGAAGTGgaaaaaaatctctttacaaTTTACTACCACGTACAACTACAGTTTATGGAGTATCGACTACTGATataataatatctaaaaataattaaagaacaaattaGGCACAAAGAGCTTGCCGTATGGAAAATTAGTGGACAACAAAAAATGCCCAAGTACATTTATAGATTCTTTTCTTGTAAAGTGAGGTTATTAATTAACACTCCttgatatagataaaaaaaaaatgattaggaGACAACTTGCTTTACAAAACTGatgaacaaaatattaattttattttaatgtgtttaggttttaaaataaaatattattttataatatatttatctttttatcacTCCTggaaaaaataacttatatgGTATTTTTGGGGGCTGATGGGCTGGTGATGGAATACAGGTCGGTGCTCACAAAGCCTATATACCATTTAAGCCCTTCTTTTCTATGCTTCAAAACCACATCTTGCCCACATTCTgcttttttattcataaatttattgttttaaacaataaaaaatagtcTGATGATTAATGAAAAACATTATATCAACGTTATCCCTTTACACAAccgtattttaaataaaaattatttttataaaataacttataaaattaatatcattttataaaaatattgtcaatttaaaataaaattagataaaagattgtaaaaatgattcacatatatcattattctgGTGAGAAAGTATTGAAGTATTGCATCACAGTGCATTGAAAAGCTGCTTAAATCCTTATTGTTTCATTCCATATTTGTAGGACCTTTtgagtaaatataaatataaggGATCAactccaaaatattttatttgatttacatttttatataataataccatttttttaaaaacattatttatataagaaaaatattaaatatatttaagaaaaatttacaaagcATTTACTTctctatatatcaattattgatatattaaaaattataaaatttaaatttaaaaaaaaacctaataaaattaatcttataaataaaaatataaataaaaatataatgatacattgatatttatagattttagacAGAATTCAcctatgaaaaataataggatTACTAtcctcttactactcatttactactctttttatatttgattttttttataattttttattttacttaatagttaaggaaataataattagtaaatttatatatttttttaattttttcttaataattaaagatgttaaaaaagtatttaaaataaaataataaaaaaataaaaacactataaataataaataaatagtagataggttgtaagcctatcactacccttcaCCTATtccgaaaaaagaaaaaaaaaacaactcccAACGTACAATGTTGAGTTGATACTTGAAAGGATCTCTGGGACCAAATCCTTTTAGCTGTTCCTTCACTCGCACTTTTTTTCTCCCTCCTTGGCGCCCCGACACAACATCTTTCTTTGTCCCCCGCCCCTGAAAAACGCGAGGACCAAACCACCATCGAGAAAATGAACCTGCAGTTCACCGGAAAGCCACCGACGGTAGTGGACATCGAGCAGATGCCAGAGACACCCCTTCGAGGTTCCCACCACCGACGGGCCCACTCCGACACCTCTTTCCGTTTCCCCAACTTGGACGACCTCCTCCTCTTCGACCCCACCGACCTTGACCTCGACCTCTCCTCtttcccttccccttcccccacGGCAACTGGCGCTGCTATGGCCATAGATTCATCCGACGAGTCTGGCAACCCCAACAAGTCCAACTCCACCGCCAAGCCCACCGTCGGACAGATGGGTCACCACTTCCGTAGCCTGTCCGTTGACTCCGACTTCTTCGATGAACTGGGCTTCGGCGGTGGAAAGGAGGCTGTGGGGGAGAAGAGGGTGCACCATCATAGGCACAGCAACTCTATGGACGGCTCGTCGACGGCGTCGTTCGACGCTGACTCTGCCATGGAGATTATCGACGGTGAAAAGAAGTCCATGGGTCCTGATAGACTTGCGGAGCTTGCTTTGATTGATCCCAAAAGAGCTAAAAGGTAGGGCCTTCTAGCTTTCTAGTTGAATCCTCCATGGAtaacttgttctttttttttattattattagttaaaacTACATGACTTTCTGAGTTTTTCCCGTTTAGTTTGCTTCAAAGttctggttttatttttctgagcTAGTTATCTTCTTTTTAATGAATCTTTATgtgctctttttattttttattttttttggattgaaaCGAGTGGTGGGTGAGAGGTTAGGTGTAGCTGGGGAAGAAAATTTCTTACGTTTTtaattctcttatttttttttcacgcTAATTGTACTTTGTGAGTGTACTTTCTTCCGGCCGGGGTTTATTATATGCCATGTTTTCGGGATTTACGTTCTGCACGTGTTCTTGATTTGTCGATGCGTAGGAGACGGTTACTCCCTTGTGTATTTCGGGTATTAATTTCAGTGACATTTAGCTTAGATTTTCGGGAATTAGAAGTTCTCGCCAAAGTTTGAACTTGATGAAATGTGTttgtttcattttgaattttaggATCCTAGCTAATAGGCAATCTGCCGCACGTTCAAAGGAAAGGAAGATGCGCTATACTGGTGAGCTGGAGAGGAAGGTGCAGACGCTTCAGTCGGAAGCAACCACCCTTTCAGCTCAGGTCACTTTGCTACAGGTACAAATCTTTGCACTCATAGCTTTAAAGGATATATGGTTCGAGAGAGATCTTAAGCTGTTGGCATACAATGTAACCAACTGGCTAACTATAGTTGAATTTATAATGCATGTCGGTTATTAATTGAGGTCACCACAATGCTCATGcctaaatttcacaatataatcTATGAAAAGAGTCATTGTAAAGGGTGGCAACTTCTTCCTCCTAGGCAATGTGAGATCTCTGTCACCAACTCCCTATACTCAATGCAGAGTGTTACAACCCCACACTAAAATCCCCAACAAGCTCGTTAAGTCATTTTGCTATTGGTTGTACGACTCAAGTTTCACACTTTTGGATGAAGGCGAttataatatcttttgtaataATCAAAGGAAACCCAAGCTCCATTTGAACATATattccaaaatgactagtcaaggTTAGTATTGGAGCCCCTTAGAATTATTATAAACCTCAATGTAAGATCTCATTCACCACTCTCTTATATTCTATCCAGAGTATTATAATCTCCTCCTTCAATCTCTGTCATCCCCGTTAggccattttgtttttttataattaataataaactttattcccaagaataggcaaaacccaagtacataggacatatacaaaggaaatacctacatctctctaaaatcaaaagaaaagctAATACAAATTCAGAAAGTT
Protein-coding sequences here:
- the LOC109011427 gene encoding transcription factor VIP1; this translates as MNLQFTGKPPTVVDIEQMPETPLRGSHHRRAHSDTSFRFPNLDDLLLFDPTDLDLDLSSFPSPSPTATGAAMAIDSSDESGNPNKSNSTAKPTVGQMGHHFRSLSVDSDFFDELGFGGGKEAVGEKRVHHHRHSNSMDGSSTASFDADSAMEIIDGEKKSMGPDRLAELALIDPKRAKRILANRQSAARSKERKMRYTGELERKVQTLQSEATTLSAQVTLLQRDTTGLTAENKGLKLRLQAMEQQAHLRDALNEALREEVQRLKIAAGQLSAVNGNPYNRGLSSQYSSQQPALHHFGSPQTQPHQQQQLHVMQSSSNNQTANGPPRPSFLDYNQEG